The following proteins are encoded in a genomic region of Ctenopharyngodon idella isolate HZGC_01 chromosome 12, HZGC01, whole genome shotgun sequence:
- the hid1b gene encoding protein HID1b translates to MGNSDSKLHFRKAVIQLTTKTQPVEASEDVFWDQFWTDVNLTAQDIFALVPAAEIRAVREESPSNLATLCYKAVERLVLNADSGCVCERDRQTVLSCTRLLTRILPYIFEDPDWRGFFWSTVPKVGKSVDESDDESTRPLAESLLTAVSDLLFCPDFTVESHCRTTADGAADIQSIDSCEFIWEAGVGFAQTPPLNHTFDSNRAELLKLLLTCFSEEMYQSPSDTHALNPWVSYFCSRENRHALPLFTSLLNVVCAYDPVGYGIPYNHLMFSDQRGALAELALQTLIVSLEQEIVDATNTNTSLNPSTNTDTSSADYNKNTTTEGFQATRGENLFVNYLSRIHREEDFHLILRGIGRLLNNPLMQTYLPHSCKKIQFHQELLVLFWKLCDLNKKFLFYVLKSSDVLDILVPILFYLNDARANQSRVGLVHIGVFILLLLSGERNFGVRLNKPYCVRVPMDISVFAGTHADLLIVVFHKIITSGHQRLQPLYDCLLTIIVNVSPYLKSLSMVAANKLLHLLEVFSNPWFLFCSPVNHHLVFFLLEVFNNIIQYQFDGNFNLVYGIIRKRNLFHQLANLPTDVNSIQKALQRKTRSNSTHNAVFMETNNPYSATCSEGPYKITPVQTGTLNASLKATPRIDKLTETSQVSEDGSTLLLQHSDSPHSQSDHSSETQVRDAEATSGEDDKNSLNGDCDRKSQKSVSSSSDWAPAPDWVLSWKSKLPLQTIMRLLQVLVPQVEKICIDRGLTDESEILKFLQHGTLVGLLPVPHPILIRKYQANEGTALWFRTYMWGIVYLRTVDPPVWYDTDVKLFEIQRI, encoded by the exons CTTTAGTTCCTGCCGCTGAGATCCGTGCTGTGAGAGAAGAGTCTCCATCTAATCTGGCAACCCTCTGTTACAAG gcAGTGGAAAGGCTCGTGTTGAACGCAGACTCcggctgtgtgtgtgagagagacagacagaccgtTCTGAGCTGCACTCGTCTGTTGACTCGGATTCTGCCGTACATCTTTGAGGATCCAGACTGGCGTGGTTTCTTCTGGTCCACCGTGCCAAAAGTGGGCAAGTCTGTT GATGAAAGCGATGACGAGTCCACGCGGCCGCTGGCGGAGTCTCTCCTCACAGCGGTATCTGATCTGCTTTTCTGTCCAGACTTCACCGTGGAGAGCCACTGCAGGACCACTGCG gacgGTGCTGCTGATATCCAGTCTATAGACAGCTGTGAGTTCATCTGGGAAGCTGGCGTTGGATTTGCTCAGACTCCGCCTCTCAATCATACCTTTGATTCCAACAG gGCAGAGTTGTTGAAGCTTTTATTGACATGTTTCTCAGAAGAAATGTACCAGTCTCCATCTGACACGCACGCACTCAACCCTTGGGTCTCGTACTTTTGCTCCAGAGAAAACAG aCATGCCCTGCCTCTCTTCACCTCTCTTCTTAATGTGGTATGTGCGTATGACCCTGTCGGGTACGGTATCCCTTACAATCACCTGATGTTCTCTGACCAGCGGGGGGCGCTAGCGGAGCTGGCACTGCAGACTCTGATCGTTTCACTGGAGCAAGAGATTGTCGATGCCACTAACACAAACACCAGCCTGAACCCGAGCACGAATACTGACACCAGCTCTGCTGATTACAACAAGAACACAACGACTGAAGGATTTCAG GCCACAAGAGGTGAAAACCTGTTTGTAAACTACCTGTCTCGAATTCACAGAGAAGAG GATTTTCATTTAATCTTGCGAGGAATCGGCCGGCTGCTCAATAACCCCCTGATGCAGACGTACCTGCCCCATTCCTGCAAGAAGATCCAGTTTCATCAGGAGCTGCTGGTGCTTTTCTGGAAGCTATGTGATCTCAACAAG AAGTTCCTGTTCTACGTGTTGAAGAGCAGTGATGTGCTGGATATTCTGGTGCCAATTCTGTTCTATCTGAATGACGCTCGTGCCAATCAGT CACGTGTGGGTCTGGTGCATATCGGCGTGTTCATCTTGTTGCTGTTAAGCGGAGAGAGGAATTTTGGGGTGCGTCTGAATAAGCCGTACTGTGTGCGTGTGCCGATGGATATTTCAGTGTTCGCTGGGACTCACGCCGACCTGCTGATAGTG GTTTTCCATAAGATCATCACCAGTGGCCATCAGCGATTGCAGCCCCTGTATGATTGTCTTCTCACTATTATAGTCAATG TTTCTCCTTACCTGAAAAGTCTGTCAATGGTAGCAGCCAACAAACTACTCCACCTGCTGGAGGTTTTCTCAAACCCCTGGTTCCTGTTCTGCTCACCTGTTAACCACCACCTGGTTTTCTTCTTGCTAGAAGTTTTTAACAACATCATTCAGTACCAGTTCGATG GTAACTTTAACCTGGTGTACGGCATCATCCGCAAGCGCAACCTCTTTCACCAGCTGGCTAACCTGCCTACAGACGTCAACTCAATCCAGAAAGCCCTGCAGAGGAAAACCAGGAGCAACAGCACCCATAATGCCGTCTTCATGGAGACCAACAACCCCTACAGCGCCACCTGCAGTGAGGGACCATATAAAATCACACCAGTTCAAACAGGCACTCTGAACGCTAGCTTGAAGGCCACGCCAC GCATCGATAAACTAACAGAAACGTCGCAGGTTTCTGAGGACGGATCGACACTGTTACTGCAGCACAGTGACTCGcctcacagccaatcagatcacagCTCTGAGACACAAGTCAGAGACGCTGAAGCGACCTCAGGTGAAGATGACAAG AATTCATTAAATGGGGATTGTGATCGGAAAAGTCAGAAAAGTGTGTCGTCTTCATCAGACTGGGCTCCTGCTCCGGACTGG GTCCTCTCCTGGAAGAGTAAACTTCCTCTGCAGACTATAATGAGACTCCTGCAGGTGCTGGTGCCTCAAGTGGAGAAAATCTGCATAGACAG AGGTTTGACGGACGAGTCTGAGATCCTGAAGTTCCTGCAGCATGGAACTCTGGTGGGTCTGCTGCCGGTTCCTCATCCCATCCTCATCCGCAAGTATCAGGCCAATGAGGGCACGGCTCTGTGGTTCCGCACATACATGTGGGGCATCGTCTACTTACG TACCGTGGATCCTCCTGTTTGGTACGACACTGATGTCAAACTGTTTGAGATCCAGAGGATTTAA
- the ush1gb gene encoding pre-mRNA splicing regulator USH1G has translation MNDKYHRAARDGHLHLLKDATRKDLNAPDEDGMTPTLWAAHHGNLDALRLLVGRGGDPDKCDIWGNTPLHLAAANGHLNCLSFLVSFGANVWCLDNDYHTPLDMAASRGHMDCVRYLDSIAAKQITINPKLVSKLKDRAFRNAEKRIKHCEKLQRKHHERMEKRFMRENAAMDMSDTMSYSSFSSTLSQRIPQFNTLDSNMTYSQATLQSTTRGRTKIQRRLEKKKQGDGTFKISEDGRRSVRSLSGLQLGNDVMFMKQGTYVNPRQQSSPRLNIRNMFSGKQDIREDEDDDEVDTVSRALSDPGLYDAAYSEISTDSGRDSLFNRPGLGTMVFRRNYVTDGLFRMGRNEGSVVGSEPVGRVPNVRLRGRLPLRTPSLDEVSIGSSLSLQERNLQDLPWEEGDLGLEEEDDEIHPSSAPLEVFLASQGLSDFLSIFNREQMDLEALLLCSEQDLISIHIPLGPRKKLLDACSKRNNAIDGADGMQDTML, from the exons ATGAACGACAAATACCACCGGGCGGCTCGAGACGGTCATCTGCACCTGCTGAAAGACGCGACGCGCAAAGATCTGAACGCGCCGGATGAGGATGGGATGACGCCGACGCTTTGGGCCGCGCACCACGGCAACCTGGACGCGCTCAGACTGCTGGTGGGGCGAGG AGGAGATCCAGATAAATGTGATATTTGGGGAAACACTCCCCTTCACCTGGCGGCGGCTAACGGCCATCTGAACTGTCTGTCCTTTCTGGTGTCATTTGGCGCCAACGTGTGGTGCTTGGACAATGACTACCACACGCCACTGGACATGGCGGCCTCTAGGGGCCACATGGACTGTGTGCGATATCTTGACTCTATCGCCGCCAAACAGATCACCATCAACCCAAAACTGGTGAGCAAACTGAAGGACCGTGCCTTCCGTAATGCAGAGAAACGCATTAAGCACTGTGAAAAGCTTCAGCGCAAGCATCACGAACGCATGGAGAAGCGTTTCATGAGAGAGAACGCTGCGATGGACATGTCGGATACGATGAGTTACAGCAGTTTCAGCAGTACCTTAAGCCAAAGGATCCCTCAGTTCAACACCCTCGACTCCAACATGACGTACTCACAG GCAACGCTTCAGTCCACAACAAGAGGCCGGACCAAGATTCAGCGGCGTCTAGAGAAGAAGAAGCAAGGTGATGGAACGTTCAAGATTTCTGAAGATGGGCGAAGGAGTGTCCGCTCGCTCTCTGGTCTTCAGCTGGGTAATGATGTAATGTTCATGAAGCAGGGAACATATGTCAACCCACGCCAGCAGTCCAGCCCTCGACTCAACATCCGTAACATGTTCTCTGGTAAACAGGACATAAGggaagatgaagatgatgatgaggTAGACACTGTTTCTCGGGCACTCAGTGATCCGGGTCTATATGATGCTGCATACTCCGAAATAAGTACAGACTCGGGTCGAGACTCTTTGTTCAACCGCCCAGGACTTGGTACCATGGTATTCCGTCGGAATTATGTGACTGATGGGCTGTTCCGAATGGGACGGAATGAGGGTAGCGTGGTGGGGAGTGAACCAGTGGGACGAGTCCCGAACGTCCGATTACGAGGGAGACTGCCGCTACGGACACCCAGTCTCGATGAAGTCAGCATAGGCAGCTCATTGAGCCTACAAGAGAGGAATTTACAG GATTTGCCTTGGGAGGAAGGAGACCTAGGTTTGGAGGAGGAGGATGACGAGATACACCCATCGTCGGCTCCTTTGGAAGTGTTCCTGGCATCTCAAGGACTGAGTGACTTCCTATCCATCTTCAATCGAGAGCAGATGGACCTGGAGGCGTTGCTGTTGTGCTCTGAGCAGGACCTCATCAGCATCCACATCCCACTCGGACCCCGCAAAAAACTACTGGATGCGTGCAGCAAACGCAACAATGCTATCGACGGAGCTGACGGCATGCAAGACACTATGCTTTAA
- the fads6 gene encoding fatty acid desaturase 6 codes for MQNIPEKKRETDSLRGPASRDGEGRGDSEGDAQGKQADAERETLMMELTRLVQKSVRESSWWEKRGIDCTILTAAFISLPAGFLLLGSSQLLYFLSGLLIMGVAHAVITVKGAHLASHGALSESPAWADFWAVFFIEVCGSFSARAGVQAHVKMHHAHTNVIGLGDSSTWKMPFLPRSVYLFIAPLAIPIITPVVAVGQLKGQSPLQMARTVVCVCLGFFSQYYLLRCVSGLSFSSALMVMLLCRAMFSVPYIHVNIFQHIGLPMFSASSRPKRIYQMTHGVLNLPRNPLLDWTFGHSLINCHVEHHLFPFLSDNMCLKVKPIVSQYLKEKKLPYQEDGYVSRLRLFFHRYQELMVFAPPITELVGVQ; via the exons ATGCAGAATATTccagagaagaagagagagaccGACAGCCTGCGAGGGCCCGCGTCCCGGGATGGTGAAGGACGCGGGGACTCCGAGGGGGACGCGCAGGGGAAGCAGGCGGACGCGGAGCGAGAGACGCTGATGATGGAGCTCACGCGACTGGTGCAGAAGAGTGTGCGCGAGAGCAGCTGGTGGGAGAAGAGAGGGATAGACTGCACCATCCTCACCGCAGCCTTCATCAGTTTACCTGCAG GGTTCCTGTTGTTGGGTTCGTCTCAGCTGCTGTATTTCCTGTCGGGTCTGCTGATAATGGGCGTGGCTCACGCTGTCATCACTGTTAAAGGCGCACACCTGGCCAGTCACGGCGCGCTCAGCGAGTCTCCGGCCTGGGCCGACTTCTGGGCCGTCTTCTTCATCGAA GTGTGCGGCTCGTTCTCAGCGCGGGCGGGTGTTCAGGCTCATGTGAAGATGCATCACGCTCACACTAATGTGATCGGCCTGGGAGACTCCAGCACCTGGAAGATGCCCTTCCTGCCTCGATCCGTCTACCTGTTCATCGCGCCGCTGGCCATCCCCATCATCACACCCGTCGTCGCCGTCG GTCAGCTGAAGGGTCAGTCTCCGCTCCAGATGGCGCGCAccgtcgtgtgtgtgtgtctggggTTTTTCTCTCAGTATTACCTGCTCAGGTGTGTGTCAGGGCTGTCGTTCAGCTCCGCTCTGATGGTCATGCTTCTGTGTCGAGCCATGTTCTCTGTGCCGTACATACATGTCAACATTTTTCAG CACATCGGACTGCCAATGTTTTCTGCCAGTAGCCGTCCAAAACGGATCTACCAGATGACGCACGGAGTCCTGAACCTTCCCAGAAACCCACTGCTGGACTGGACCTTTGGCCATTCCCTCATCAACTGCCACGTAGAGCATCACCTTTTCCCATTCCTGTCTGACAACATGTGCCTGAAG GTGAAGCCCATCGTGTCTCAGTATCTGAAGGAGAAGAAGCTGCCATATCAGGAGGACGGTTACGTCTCCCGTCTGCGGCTCTTCTTCCACAGGTATCAGGAGCTGATGGTGTTTGCTCCGCCCATCACTGAACTCGTGGGAGTGCAGTGA
- the trim16 gene encoding tripartite motif-containing protein 16 — MGDMVLTADLPERSMGSHKLKQKESNLKSTEEEKKIQVNGSPETEGEKDSKITEESKIQEDLQESEDPQKPQDEEQELGPDEVACDSCIDRPCRAKKSCLTCMVSYCEAHLRPHLENVKFQSHKLVEPLRDIERRTCETHRGPLELYCCADALCLCQECASEEHRGHNAVPITEARRKIEKELHDKQTDMMKTVTAAENAINKLQVNTVSIEASVKEVRGVIEEQFDTLLSAVEQVKKEVSEILEAEERQALRQAEGIRVHLEQRCTELKKTQSRVEKITKNKHDIDFLQEYSEWKKEAVDVSLPGVYIGLMDRLQLFSRVVTQSTKEMCANLLTSYTNKLKDTFKNDNMGIKTTVYAMIAARQNMSIPNPKTRDDFLKYVTPLNLDADTAHQFLRLTEERKKVTNTTPWQHSYPELPERFEHFKQVLTVESFYLGRHYFEVDMRGEGTHVGLTYKSIDRKGSESNCCITGNSFSWCLQWNGRSFSAWHSDVETPLSSPKATRIGVYVDYPGGELAFYDVENDMTLIHKFQAQFLEPLYPAFWLPKKENVVLLEPTGASSSLRTPSPVSSPK; from the exons ATGGGCGACATGGTGCTGACAGCAGACCTCCCGGAACGCAGCATGGGTTCACATAAACTCAAGCAGAAGGAGAGCAATCTGAAGTCTACAGAGGAGGAGAAGAAGATTCAGGTGAATGGATCTCCAGAGACAGAAGGAGAAAAGGACAGCAAGATCACCGAGGAAAGCAAGATTCAAGAAGACCTCCAGGAATCAGAGGATCCTCAGAAGCCCCAGGATGAAGAGCAGGAGCTAGGACCAGATGAGGTCGCGTGCGACTCCTGCATAGACCGGCCGTGCCGGGCCAAAAAGTCCTGCTTGACCTGCATGGTGTCGTACTGCGAGGCTCACCTGAGACCGCACCTGGAGAACGTGAAGTTTCAGAGCCACAAGCTGGTGGAGCCGCTGCGGGACATCGAGAGACGGACGTGTGAGACTCACCGCGGGCCGCTGGAGCTGTACTGCTGCGCGGACGCGCTCTGCTTGTGTCAGGAGTGCGCGTCAGAGGAACACCGCGGACACAACGCCGTGCCCATCACTGAGGCGCGCAGGAAAATAGAG AAAGAGCTTcatgacaaacagacagacatgaTGAAGACGGTCACAGCAGCAGAAAACGCCATCAACAAGTTACAGGTCAACACGGTGTCTATAGAG GCGTCTGTGAAGGAGGTGCGAGGAGTGATCGAGGAGCAGTTCGACACGCTGCTGTCGGCCGTGGAGCAGGTGAAGAAGGAAGTGAGCGAGATCCTGGAGGCGGAGGAGCGGCAGGCGCTGCGGCAGGCCGAGGGAATCCGAGTTCATCTGGAGCAACGCTGCACTGAACTAAAGAAAACTCAGAGTCGAGTCGAGAAAATCACCAAGAACAAACATGACATTGACTTCCTGCAG GAGTATTCAGAGTGGAAAAAGGAAGCTGTTGATGTGTCTTTACCTGGTGTTTATATCGGCCTCATGGATCGACTGCAGTTGTTCAGTCGTGTTGTCACACAGTCCACGAAAGAGATGTGCGCCAACCTGCTGACCTCGTACACCAACAAACTCAAAGACACCTTTAAGAACG ATAACATGGGCATAAAGACGACGGTTTATGCCATGATCGCTGCAAGACAGAACATGTCAATTCCGAATCCGAAGACCAGAGACGACTTCCTCAAAT ACGTCACGCCTCTGAACCTCGACGCAGATACGGCCCATCAGTTCCTGCGTCTGACAGAAGAACGGAAGAAGGTCACGAACACGACGCCGTGGCAGCACAGCTATCCGGAGCTTCCCGAGCGCTTCGAGCACTTCAAACAGGTGCTGACGGTCGAAAGCTTCTACCTGGGCCGCCACTATTTCGAGGTGGACATGAGAGGAGAGGGCACTCACGTCGGCCTGACGTACAAGAGCATCGACCGCAAGGGCTCCGAGAGCAACTGCTGCATCACGGGAAACAGCTTCTCCTGGTGCCTGCAGTGGAACGGACGCAGCTTCTCCGCGTGGCACAGCGATGTGGAGACGCCGCTCAGCAGCCCTAAAGCCACACGGATCGGCGTGTACGTGGATTACCCCGGCGGCGAGCTGGCATTCTATGATGTGGAGAACGACATGACGCTCATCCACAAGTTCCAGGCTCAGTTTCTGGAGCCGCTTTACCCTGCGTTCTGGCTTCCCAAGAAGGAGAATGTGGTTCTTCTGGAGCCCACAGGAGCTTCATCGTCTCTGAGGACCCCGTCTCCTGTTTCCTCTCCAAAATAA